A genomic window from Chanos chanos chromosome 14, fChaCha1.1, whole genome shotgun sequence includes:
- the atad1a gene encoding outer mitochondrial transmembrane helix translocase encodes MLKDLPRDALLRPLTRNEVVGMLIRLTIFGAATYYSIKWVVEALDPTQKQKVEAKKRAEQLMKQIGVEGVSLTEYEMNIASHLVDPHSMKVTWRDVAGLDEVITELQDTVILPFQKRHLFKGSKLFQPPKGVLLYGPPGCGKTLIAKATARASGCQFINLQASTLTDKWYGESQKLTAAVFSLAVKIQPCIIFLDEIDSFLRKRSSLDHEATAMMKAQFMSLWDGLDSGPNSLVMVMGATNRPQDVDPAILRRMPATFHIDLPNQAQRHEILRLILSGENLSNAVNLREIAERSEGFSGSDLRELCRDAAMYRVRDYIRKQQMRQIAQHFQLDEEEESPVDDTQLRPVTQLDLLFGLDKIKESKLATVSPSNLREVPLD; translated from the exons ATGCTTAAAGACCTACCCCGGGACGCGCTGCTGCGTCCCCTCACGCGGAATGAGGTTGTCGGGATGCTGATCAGGTTGACGATCTTTGGAGCCGCTACTTACTACAGCATCAAATGGGTCGTGGAGGCCCTGGACCCGACGCAGAAACAGAAAGTCGAAGCCAAGAAACGG GCAGAGCAGCTGATGAAGCAGATTGGCGTGGAAGGCGTTAGTCTGACAGAGTATGAGATGAACATCGCTTCACATCTGGTGGATCCTCACTCTATGAAG GTGACGTGGCGAGATGTGGCAGGATTGGACGAGGTGATAACAGAGCTGCAGGACACCGTCATACTGCCCTTCCAAAAACGCCACTTGTTCAAAGGCTCCAAACTCTTCCAGCCCCCCAAAG GTGTGTTACTCTATGGACCTCCAGGCTGTGGGAAAACCCTCATCGCCAAGGCAACAGCCAGGGCTTCAGGATGCCAGTTCATTAACCTCCAGGCCTCCACGCTGACGGACAAGTGGTATGGCGAATCACAGAAGCTCACGGCCGCTGTGTTCTCATTGGCTGTCAAGATCCAGCCCTGCATCATTTTCCTTGATGAAATAG ACTCGTTCCTACGGAAACGCAGCAGTCTGGACCACGAGGCCACGGCCATGATGAAAGCCCAGTTCATGAGTCTGTGGGACGGACTGGACTCTGGACCGAACAGCCTG gtgaTGGTGATGGGAGCCACTAACAGGCCACAGGATGTGGATCCAGCCATTCTCCGCAGAATGCCTGCAACTTTCCACATAGATCTACCA AACCAGGCCCAGAGACATGAAATCCTCCGGCTGATTCTGTCTGGAGAAAAC ctgagtAATGCTGTTAACCTCAGGGAGATAGCAGAGAGGTCAGAGGGATTTTCGGGCAGTGACCTGCGGGAGTTGTGTCGTGATGCGGCCATGTATCGTGTGCGGGACTACATCCGAAAGCAGCAGATGAGACAAATCGCACAGCACTTTCAActggacgaggaggaggagag tCCTGTGGATGACACACAGCTGCGTCCTGTGACTCAGTTGGATTTGCTCTTCGGTCTGGATAAGATTAAAGAGTCTAAACTGGCCACTGTCTCACCCAGCAACCTGAGAGAGGTCCCCCTGGACTGA